DNA sequence from the Centropristis striata isolate RG_2023a ecotype Rhode Island chromosome 17, C.striata_1.0, whole genome shotgun sequence genome:
gaaatgatcaataaatatcatatgttacacttttggtgaagttttttgtgtttcctgcaaaacttgaaaaatgacttaggcgattattttaacagggtgacgacaaTAAACACCAGCAAGTCCCTGTCAACACACGCCAGAGCCCCAATAGCACCTCCCGGAGAAGCTAGCCCGGCTAGCTGCTAGCGGCTCATTAGCATGGCTAACTGACGGTACCAAGGCAACAGGAGCAGGTTAACGTTAGCCAACTGATCCGTTCAACAAATCCACACATAACAATGCGTTTTATTAAGTCCATCTGCCCCTGTTTAATCTCTGTCAGTGCATTTAATACGCCTCTGAACACCTGCGACCACCGTGGCCGCTGTCAGCCAGTGTGGACCGCCCCGGGCAGGAGAAGCCCCTCACTGCGGACAGAGGCAGACCCCCGGCCCGGCCCGCAGAGCGCTGCTCCCGCATTCCCGCTGCTCTCATCCCCGccgaggaggagcagcagcggcgggcctgttgttgtttaccttCTTGTCAATGCGGACGGTGAAGACATCCCGGTCCCTCAGCGGCTCCTTACTAAGCACCAAGCCGTGGTTGAACTCCTGGACGGGCTGGTTGCGCCGGGCGGTTCGGTTCGAGTTGGACAGGCCGATCAGCTTTCCGCTCCGCGGATGCAGCTCCGCCGCCATCTTCAGTGGGCGGCCAGTATTCACGACAGTCGGGCTTTGCGACAGTAGCTATGGCAGCCGGTAGATTACTGCAATCGATACCACTGAACTGCACCCATAAACTGTATGGAGGCTATTATGACCATAACACCGCGCCCATGTCTGCAATGCATAAAAGcacttaatataattatatacttttattatatactatttggcttttacttgaaccatttttagagatttttctgctcatgcatcttagtgttataatttagtgttatttattttatttgctactatatatatatatatatatatatatgtatatatatatatatatatatatatatatatgtatgtatatatatatatatatatatatatatatatatatatatatatatccatatatatatatatatatatatatacatatatatatatatatatatatatatatatccatatatatatatatatatatccatatatatatatatatatatatatatatatatatatatatatccatatatatatatagatacataAATATATCATGCTTTActtcttaattttttatttatttattgttgctactacttattagtctatttatatatatattatcatgctctacgtcttaattatttatttattgttttctctttttatctagctttttaaaaactttttattgttattattatttccttttatttttttattttctttatcttaccttactttattttttattaattttattttattaattctgtAATGCATAAAAGcacttaatataattatatacttTTATTATGCAAACTTAagacatcttctcttttatttatttatttatatatttatttgctactactgattatttatattatatacatatatatatatatatatatatgtatataatatatatatatatagctacaCATATATATAGCTACACATTGaaaagtatattatatatttatatatgtttatatataaacacatatatctacgtatatatatacttttcaaTGTGTAGCTTAGTTGATTTTGTTATTGAGAAAATTCCACATCAATAGGAACAGATGGGCGAACTACAAaccaaaatgttgaattaaTCAAGAACTATATAAATATGGCACTTATATAAGAGGCCTTAAAAattagaagacaaaaaaaactgtgtttgatAATTTTTAATGAAGTGCTGACACATTAATTTGAATCTGTATTactttttcttaatattttatttttatcctttttattttattttcttatttatttttgtactgtatatgtacACCTGATATTAACACACAGCAGTGTAACATACTGTTCATTTACATgtgattttcaaaaataaagaaagactCAATATAAACATTATTGTTTATGTAATATGACATTGTTTAGATTGTATTTTAAGCACTAAACTCATctaaaatatttagaaatgtaGGCCTCATAATTGATTTCTGGCCTCTACCTGGCATTaatctgtgtttctttttgtttttatttttggctttAGTCTAAATATCACTCAATGTGACATCTGTTGAGATAAATACTTTTGGTTTTATTGGGTACACAATACATACAGCATCTAACATTATCCTTTTCAGTCCACTAGAGGGAGCAAAATCCATGTCCTAAATCTCTGTTACACTCATACCTGCTCAGTACTGATCATCAATGTCTCATCACAATGTTTAAATCCCCATTAAAGGCCTATTGGACCTTGTTTtgccttttaaaaaactgtaaaatgaatatgaatggaTATCTATATTAAGGagaatcatattttatttaaaaagcagaCTGCTGCACGTACCAAGGTCACAAACCCACTTACATTTCTCAGATTAATCAGCACATTATGGTCCAATTACACTAATGCAAAAGATATATCTACCAAACaacatattcatattttattgtaaattctCCACATTTTGGAGGTCAACTGgtacagatttttttcataGACATCCTCTGCAAACACTTAGTCCCCATATCAGACATGCATACGTTTCCGGTCTATGCAGGGCAGCTGTGAGAGGAGACTGACACGTGTTTGAGAGCTAAATCCAGATCCAAATCCTTCCCCTGAACCTGGACGCTCCCCAGACAGCCTGTCAAGAACTGGGAGCCAACGTCACCCTCACCCTCACCTGAAAtgtgaaaagagtgaaaatataaGTGACCTTGCATTGCACTTTACTACGCCACTTCTGAGCAGTAATCTAGAAGAGGGacgggcaacttaaatgctggagggggccacaatttttcattttcactaccacagggccacatataggagcgtgcactttaccagatatgatgaaactgcaattttaaataagtttacagtgcagtaacttaacatatttcacgctcaaatgcatgtataacagtataaataggaatacaaaaggtttgaagcaaataaaaaataactacttactgtgatttcttttttttttagtgcaagaacagcagaccaacattaattgcaagaagtaattttgtgcatttgtactgcacttttaagttcgtgtttttggtcatttttagtcttttttgttcattctgtgtcttttttgttcattttgtatcttacttttgttcattttgtgtcttttttgttcattttgtgtcttttttgtctcttttttagtaattttgtgtctttttttgttcattttgtatctttcttttgttcattttgtgggtttttttgttcattttgagtctatttgtttattttgtgtctatttgtttacagtgcagtaacttaacatatttcatgctcaaatgcatgtataacagtataaataggaatacaaaaggtttgaagcaaataaaaaataaccacttactgatttatttttttagtgcaagaacagcagaccaacattattgcaagaagtaattttgtgcctttttttcatttttgtgtctttattgtgtcttttttgttcattttgtgtcttttttgtgtcttttttgttcattttgtatctttcttttgttcattttgtgtctttttttgttcattttgagtctatttgtttattttgtgtctatttgtttacagtgcaataacttaacatatttcatgctgaaatgcatgtataacagtataaataggaatacaaaaggtttgaagcaaataaaaaaataaccacttactgtgatttctttttttcatcagtgcaagaacagcagaccaacattaattgcaagaagtaattttgtgcatttttacactgcacttttaagatttcatgctcaaatgcatgtagttgtactgagggccacttcaagtgagggtgcgggccgtatgtggcccccgggcctccagttgcccatccctgatctagaacTTTTGAAGTTATAAAGACTGTAGCCGACTGAGAGACACTTTGCACATCATTGCTGCTAAATCTCACCGAGGAGACTTCCAAAGGAGAGAAGACCATTTCTCCACGTGGTGGAAAAGTCGGGGTGGGTGACAGGAACCACAGACACTGAGCCCGTTaattcatcttcttcttcacgAATTTGCATTGAATCCATCTCAAAGGTCAACACCAGCCTCCTCACTATGTTATTCATAGTGAATCTTTCTTTGTCAAAAGTGAACGTGACCTCCTGCAAATtcaagagagagacacagaagaaATAACTCGACATAATCCTGTAAATCAACACATGGTGGTGAGCAGTCTGTGCATAGGAGGATTATGAGACAATAGGCCCCGGGGCCGGACAAGCAAAAGGCCCCGCCAGCTCTCATCTACAGAGGAGACAGacacatttctgctgctttgttCTTGTCTTTGGAGTTGATATGCATCaatctgtggttttgtgtctctctgtgctcattttgagtctctttgtggttgttttcagtGTCTTTATAGTCACtttaagtctctttgtagttgttttgtctttttctggcaaTTTTAAGTCTCCCTGTAGTcagtttgtgcctctttgtggttttgtgtgtctctgtagtcaTCTTCAGTGTCTTTATAGTCACtttaagtctctttgtagttgttttgtggcaATTTTAAATCTCTTAGAAGTCACTTTGAGTCTCCCTgaagtctctttgtggttgttttgtgtctctctgtggtcattttgagtctctttgtggttgttttgtgtctttttctggtactTTTAAGTCTCCCTGTAGTcagtttgtgcctctttgtggttttttgtctctctgtagttgttttgtggcaATTTTAAGTCTCTTAGTAGTTACTTTGAGTCTCcctgaagttgttttgtgtctctttgtaatttttttgtgtctctctgtggcaATTTTAAATAAGCACTGTAGTCAGCTTTTGCctctttgtggttttgtgtctctctgtggtcattttgagtctctttatggttgttttgtgtgtctattTGGCGATTTTAAGTCTCCTTGAAGTCAATATGTGCctctttgtggttttgtgtctctctgtagtcatGTTCAGTGTCTTTATAGTCACtttaagtctctttgtagttgttttgtggccATTTTTAATCTCTTAGAAGTCACTTTGAGTCTCcctgaagttgttttttgtctctttgtagttgttttgtgtctctctgtggtcatttcATGTTTCTTTTCCGTCACTtcgagtctctttgtggttgttttgtgtctctttatagtgactttttgtctctttgtggcacttttaagtctctttgtagtcattatatgcttctttgtggttttatgtatctttatggtcattttgagtctctttttagtcactttgcagtcattttgttccactttgtgattattttgtcCCTTTCCATAGTCATTTGGAGTCTTTTTGCATCTCTGTagttattttagttagttttatgtttatttgtgcCATTTCGAGTCTCTTTCTGGTTGATACGTGTCTTTAAGTGACTTTGCAGGTGAAGGCCACAGCAGCCACTGACACTttagtaatccatccatgaatctgtgtctgcatgtgtgtgtgtgtgtgtgtgtgtgtaaagtgtgtatGATGGAAATCACATGACACATATGTTAATGTAGCCGAAGGTATTAGGAGTTCTTAAACAAATGCAAGGAATTATTAGTGAAATCAGTTTTGATATCTGATTTATGTGCGTACCTTTGTCTCATTATTGGCCACTAAAAGGAACATAAACTTTTGTCCAGGGGCCTTCATGCTGAAAATGGTCCCGTCGACTTTGGTGAAATCTCCCCTAAATTCTATATTAAGCTGTTCATCTGCATCAACAAGGAAAACTGCAGAGGACAAAAGCACAACACATAAAATTAGTCAAATCCAAATACGGCTGATTATACATAAAATTGAGATGCCATGTCAGGCAGAATGCATCATCCAGTCCTGTTGGAAAGCTTGTTATTATACGAAGGAGTGTTCACACTTGTTCATATCCTGTAGAATCGAGCGCAATGTTCCCACCTGAGGTGTTGAAAATGGCAAATCCAGTGCCAGGGAAGAAGCTGCCAGGGTGGATGTTTTGGTAGCAGGGCCAGAGCTCCTCCGCCTCGGTCTCCCAGGGGAGGCTGAGGTTCAGCCAGCTGCCTTCACGCACACAGCCGTCCATCTGCGGCTCAAACTGCAGCAGGACATTTATTGGAATTAACAGCAGACGAGCAGGAACGAATGAGATTGGATCAGAAATGATGAAGATTCAAAATCAGATTCTTACTGAAAAATCAGGATACAAAGTTCTATAGAATTGGGAAaaccatttattgattatttcaaCCAGAACACATAGTCTGAGGGCAAGTTATAGAAGTGctcttcttgttcattttc
Encoded proteins:
- the shbg gene encoding sex hormone-binding globulin, whose product is MSVLWNAMAGGVLLAVSLVVLLRGAEGHGEGKREVSGGATVYLGQDRDIWRPLIHTTVNLSEIRSIKSSFQLRTFDPEGAVFYGDTKSGADWFVLSLKDGVPLMQISRADVLVSVAGGPKINDGQWHTVSVSNQENFVVLEVDGSDRLVVGMQSKQKMEVISGELRLAVGGILIDKEKLIVPFEPQMDGCVREGSWLNLSLPWETEAEELWPCYQNIHPGSFFPGTGFAIFNTSVFLVDADEQLNIEFRGDFTKVDGTIFSMKAPGQKFMFLLVANNETKEVTFTFDKERFTMNNIVRRLVLTFEMDSMQIREEEDELTGSVSVVPVTHPDFSTTWRNGLLSFGSLLGEGEGDVGSQFLTGCLGSVQVQGKDLDLDLALKHVSVSSHSCPA